CGCGCGTTCGCTCCGCGAGCGGCCTGCCGCTACGCCATCTGGTTCCGCATGCTCTCCGCGGCCATCGCGAAGTAGTCGTCGAGCGCCTGCGCGACGTCTGTGGGTGGATCGAGCGCATCGACCGCCTCCCGCATGTGCGCGAGCCACCGATCACGCTCCTCGCCCCCGATCGAGAAGGGCGCGTGCCGCATGCGAAGCCGTGGGTGCCCTCGCTCGTCGCTGTAGTCAGTCGGGCCGCCCCAATACTGCGCCAGGAAGAGCGTCAGCCGGCGACGGGCCGGGGCGAGGTCGTCGGGCTCGGGATACAGACGCAGCAGCACCGGGTCGCCGGCGACACCCTCGTAGAAGCGATCGACCAGGGCCTCGAAGAACGGCATGCCGCCGACGGTCTCGTACAGGGTCTGCTGTTCGCTCACGACGACGAGTCTACGGACCGCGAACCGCTCACCAGAGGAACGGCCAGAATCGCCGTCGGACGCGGGAACGGTACGACCCGTACTCCGCGTAGTGCTCGACGAGCCACGCCTCCTCGCGGCGGCGCTTCCCCTCGAACAGCAAGACGAGCAGCGCCGTCGGGATCAACGCAAGGGGCGAAGAGAGCAACGAGACGCCGAGCACCAGCAGCAACACCCCTCCGTAGATCGGATGGCGCACGAACGCGTACACGCCGACCTCGCGGAACGCCGCGTCGTCACGAGGACGCGGCAGCGGGGTGAGGGCCGATCCGAGCGCACGGGATCCGGCCAGCGACAGGGCCGCCCCGGCCAGGACGCCGGCAAGACCGGCCACCGTGGTCAACGTCCGGATCTCACTCGGCCACGGCGGACCCCGCCAGCCAGCACCGAGGACGGCCACGAACAACGCCAGCTGGAGCGCGACCCAACCCTCACCTCTCGATCCGAGATCTGGGAGCCGAGATCCGTCGCCTCGTCGGGACATCCCCGATCCAGCTAGGGAGACGGTGAAGGGTCTGCCGTCGGGTCGGGCGATGGAGAGTCGCTGGGATCGGGCGGTGGAGGGTCGGTCGTCGGGTCCGGATCGGGCGGTGGAGGGTCGGGGGAAGGGTCGGGTGTCGGCGACGGATCACCGCCGCCGGTGCCTCCGCCGCCGCCGGTGCCTCCTCCGCCGCCGAGGCCTCCTCCGCCGCCGGTGCCTCCTCCGCCGCCGGTGCCTCCGGCGGTGCCTCCTCCGCCGGTTCCACCGCCCGCGGTCCCACCCATGCCTCCGCCGCCTGCAGAGGGAGATGGCGCGATCTCGCCGTCGGTGCCGATGGAAGCGACCTCACGCACGCGCGCGGGGCGACCGGACGGCACCGAATACTCGAGGCTGGCGCTCGGGGGCTGCATCCCGGGCTCCTCGGCCGGAACGATCACGTCGCCCTCATCGGTGAGGTCGACGCCTGCGGCGGAGTTCGCCGCTTCGCGGGCCGTCGGCCACACCGCGATCCCGGCGATCGCCACGACGAAGACCGCCGCGACCGAGACGCCGACTCTGAGGGTGTGCTGGAGCGCATGACGCTTCCACGTCGCACGGGCGATCGCGTACACGATCAGGCCGCCCACGGCGACGAGCAACGCGAAGGTGACCGCGTCGGCGAGGATATTGAGGTCTGTCGTCGACATGTCTGCCTCATGCCGGCTGCGGGGGGAAGCCGCCCTGGGTCGGGTCGGCTGATGACGGCCGCAGACCTGACCTTGTTCTACCCCCTGGGGACCGAGACGACAACGTCATTCCCCAATAATCTCAGGCGAAAAAGCGCTTATCTGGGTATCATCGGTCCCCCGTCCGTCGAGCCCGACGGCGGTCCGGCAGCGAAGGGAACCGTCCAGCGGATCTGGTCGGCCGCGTGTGCGCGACACCCAGTTCCTGAGCATCGGGGCTCACGTCGCATTCGAGGGACGCGTCAGCACCGTGCGGTCCTCCGAGGACAACGCGCTGATGCGATCGATGCCAACATCCCGGAGCGGGACGGACATTGGCGGTCGACGGAGGCGGTTCGCTCCATCCCGCGCTGATGGGTGACGTGATCGCCTCGCTGCCCGTCGAGAACGGGTGGGAAGGGATCGTCATCCACATCACGGCACGGCGGCGAACTCGGTGACATCGAGGATCCATCCTCCCGCCGCCGCGTTCGTGACCACCTGCTCGGCGGAGGTCGCGCCTGCGATCACCGAGGCGACCGGGCGGTGGGCCAGGATCCAGCCGAACGCGAGCTCGAGCAGGGTGTGGTCGCGATCCGTCGCGAACGCCTCGAGTGCCTCGATCCGATCGAACCGTTCGTGGGTCATCGCCTCCGCCCGCTCCTGGTCGTCGAACCACGTGTCGAGCCTCGAACCCACAGCCACACGCGTTCCGCGCCGGTACTTGCCCGTCAGCAACCCGTTCGCCAGCGGGTAGTACGGGAGGTACGCGATGCCGAGGCGTCCGGCTTCGTCGAGCCCGTCGTCGATATCGGCTCGGTCGAGCAGGTTCAGCTCGTTCTGCACGCACGCGAACCGCGCACCCGCGCCCGCCGCCCGGTCGGCCGCTCGGAGCTGCGCCGCCGAGAAGTTCGAACAACCGATCTCGCGCACCTTGCCTTCGCGCACGAGCGCGTCGAGCTCACCCAGGGTCTCCCCGATCGGTGTCTCGTCGCGTGGCTCGTGAAGCTGGTAGAGATCGATGCGATCGGTACCGAGACGTCGCAGACTCGCCTCGAGTGAGGCGCGGACGTAGGCGGGTGATGCCCCCCGGCGAGACCGGGCCTCCCGGGCTTGCCGAACTTCGATGCGAGGACGACTCGGTCGCGACGGCCCCGCAGCGCCCGACCGAGGAACGCTTCACTCTCCGTGTCGCCGTAGATGTCGGCCGAGTCGAACAACGTGATCCCCACGTCGATCGCCGCATCGACGACCTCGCGGGTCCGGGCCTCGTCGATGCTCCAGCCGAAGTTGTTGCACCCGAGCCCCACGACAGAGACCTCGAGCGACCCGATCGAGCGTGTCCGCACGACGCGGAGGTTACCCCGACCGCATCGAACGCACGCAGAGGGCTCGCATCACGCGTGGCATCTCGAAAGACCGGCGTCGAGCCGATCCCCGGAATCGGCATCGATGAAGCGCCATCGGTAGGCTCCCGGGCGCAACGCGAGATCCAGCACCCCCCAGTTGTCGTTGCCGGTGATCCGCTTCTGCGAGCCGGACTTCCTCGAGCTG
This Actinomycetota bacterium DNA region includes the following protein-coding sequences:
- a CDS encoding methyltransferase, translated to MSRRGDGSRLPDLGSRGEGWVALQLALFVAVLGAGWRGPPWPSEIRTLTTVAGLAGVLAGAALSLAGSRALGSALTPLPRPRDDAAFREVGVYAFVRHPIYGGVLLLVLGVSLLSSPLALIPTALLVLLFEGKRRREEAWLVEHYAEYGSYRSRVRRRFWPFLW
- a CDS encoding globin, whose product is MSEQQTLYETVGGMPFFEALVDRFYEGVAGDPVLLRLYPEPDDLAPARRRLTLFLAQYWGGPTDYSDERGHPRLRMRHAPFSIGGEERDRWLAHMREAVDALDPPTDVAQALDDYFAMAAESMRNQMA